The Drosophila suzukii unplaced genomic scaffold, CBGP_Dsuzu_IsoJpt1.0 scf_9, whole genome shotgun sequence genome includes a window with the following:
- the LOC139355100 gene encoding uncharacterized protein encodes MSYLLTEIALEMLGYKFYDTNGTFHLTNFQNNSTHCEPHTDEPSLTDFIEQIELLHEKPNVQVERKPEEADLGANHVPDSRNPRRTPAKALAKIMDYESEKIINQISTRLERSVSRRTAADSDVLLGEITDEENNLIRADANVMRKFREFLQARLQRLDKRPYEKYVRTFGPE; translated from the coding sequence ATGTCGTATTTACTCACGGAAATAGCACTGGAGATGCTGGGCTACAAGTTCTACGACACCAACGGTACCTTCCATCTTACAAACTTTCAAAACAACTCGACGCATTGCGAACCGCATACCGACGAACCCTCGCTGACGGATTTTATCGAGCAGATTGAATTATTGCACGAAAAGCCGAATGTGCAAGTAGAGCGGAAACCGGAGGAGGCTGATCTGGGCGCCAACCATGTCCCAGATTCCCGTAATCCACGACGCACGCCGGCCAAGGCTCTGGCCAAAATAATGGACTACGAAAGCGAGAAGATTATTAACCAAATCAGCACACGTCTGGAACGGTCGGTAAGTCGGCGGACGGCTGCTGACAGTGATGTCCTGCTGGGCGAGATTACAGACGAGGAGAATAACCTAATCAGGGCCGACGCCAACGTAATGCGCAAGTTCCGCGAATTCCTGCAGGCGCGCTTGCAACGGCTGGACAAACGGCCCTACGAAAAGTATGTGCGGACCTTCGGCCCGGAGTAG